In Thermosphaera sp., a genomic segment contains:
- a CDS encoding DUF1464 family protein: MRIVGIDPGTKSMDLCLLENGKVASEATVETKTVAEDPNVLINIINDMMPLDGIVVPSGYGVEVMDLSSIPHDVLEDWYYTFVLATTRENIEEGVRKGVVGANIYYAMVKIIKRLYDYDVRKLLIPGVINLQSVPLHRKLNKIDMGTADKLAVTVLGIHEVALEYGIPYDRVNYIHVELGFGYNAVIGVERGKIVDGIGGSFMPGPGFLTAGALDLEVAQALGLIEKKEVFTTGCAYLARVMTPEELVERAENDWRAKICLEAFIEGIVKAVYSVKSNVRNPLTILVSGRVAKIPQIRTVIEEHLADVGRVRVMKGLQGARIVKETAQGYAVVGDGLMNGLYSDLVKHVEIDRAVGSALDYVLLSVFKDSRLGRKFAELREVGFKSEAFNKAWWGM; encoded by the coding sequence ATGAGGATTGTTGGAATAGATCCGGGAACCAAATCAATGGACCTATGTCTCCTAGAAAACGGTAAAGTAGCAAGTGAAGCAACAGTTGAGACGAAAACAGTAGCCGAGGACCCCAACGTACTCATAAATATTATAAATGATATGATGCCCCTAGACGGAATAGTGGTGCCTTCGGGCTATGGAGTCGAAGTAATGGATTTAAGCAGTATTCCTCATGACGTGTTAGAGGATTGGTATTATACTTTCGTGCTAGCGACCACCAGGGAGAATATAGAGGAAGGTGTTCGAAAAGGAGTCGTAGGTGCTAACATTTATTATGCAATGGTTAAAATCATAAAGAGATTGTACGATTATGATGTTAGAAAACTCCTTATTCCAGGAGTAATAAATCTTCAAAGCGTTCCCCTGCATAGAAAGTTAAACAAGATTGATATGGGAACGGCCGACAAACTAGCTGTTACGGTTTTAGGAATACATGAGGTTGCTTTAGAATACGGTATCCCCTACGACCGAGTCAACTATATCCATGTGGAGCTTGGGTTCGGATACAACGCCGTTATAGGAGTGGAGAGAGGTAAAATAGTAGATGGAATCGGAGGATCATTCATGCCCGGACCAGGGTTTTTAACAGCGGGAGCATTGGACTTGGAAGTTGCTCAAGCACTAGGGTTGATTGAGAAGAAAGAGGTTTTTACAACAGGGTGCGCTTATCTTGCTCGTGTAATGACTCCCGAAGAACTGGTTGAGAGAGCTGAGAATGATTGGCGAGCTAAGATTTGCCTTGAGGCATTCATCGAGGGCATCGTCAAAGCAGTCTATTCAGTTAAAAGTAATGTGAGAAATCCATTAACTATATTGGTTTCAGGAAGAGTTGCAAAAATACCTCAAATCAGAACTGTGATTGAAGAGCACCTTGCAGACGTAGGAAGGGTCAGGGTTATGAAGGGTTTACAAGGGGCAAGGATTGTTAAGGAAACAGCACAAGGGTATGCCGTCGTTGGGGACGGGTTAATGAACGGACTTTACTCCGATCTAGTGAAGCACGTTGAGATCGACCGTGCTGTTGGAAGCGCTTTGGATTACGTGTTGCTTTCTGTCTTCAAGGATAGTAGGTTGGGGAGGAAATTTGCCGAGTTGAGAGAGGTTGGTTTTAAGAGCGAAGCTTTTAACAAAGCATGGTGGGGGATGTGA
- a CDS encoding DUF447 family protein — MNLREGVWYESIFSAFITSNPYFTPLGFRVSQRTIELKIYRTTKVSLLIDLLDKAALNVVDDPYLYYLATFKEETGGIPQSEISFLNGIPVLKKAYGYILMKKRGLVKHENTYHASFEIEEIVENPLIPEILEPYSRCRVFLIEMIIYASKIKAMRETLDSDLLNKLKRQVEDSYKIVEKTCFNEKDLKLANELKEMVARWLKR; from the coding sequence GTGAACCTTCGAGAAGGAGTTTGGTATGAATCGATATTCAGCGCCTTCATAACATCAAACCCCTATTTCACTCCTTTAGGTTTCCGTGTCAGCCAGAGGACAATAGAGCTGAAAATTTATCGAACAACGAAGGTGTCACTACTCATAGACTTGCTTGATAAAGCAGCTTTGAATGTGGTCGATGACCCATATTTATATTATTTGGCGACTTTCAAAGAAGAAACAGGTGGAATCCCTCAAAGCGAGATCAGTTTCTTGAATGGAATTCCAGTCCTGAAAAAAGCCTACGGGTATATCTTAATGAAGAAAAGAGGATTGGTGAAACACGAAAATACCTATCATGCGAGCTTTGAGATAGAGGAGATCGTCGAAAATCCCCTTATTCCAGAGATCTTGGAACCCTATTCGAGATGCAGGGTGTTTCTAATAGAAATGATCATTTATGCTTCGAAGATAAAGGCCATGCGTGAAACTCTTGATAGTGATCTGCTTAACAAACTTAAGAGACAGGTGGAGGATTCCTATAAAATAGTTGAGAAAACCTGTTTTAATGAAAAAGACTTGAAACTAGCTAATGAATTAAAGGAGATGGTGGCTCGGTGGTTGAAGAGATAA
- a CDS encoding GHMP kinase, translating into MVEEIIISAPARLHLGMINPFNRDLRLYTSVGLAIDHPRTTVVVRRNRELSINGPRSFEIRERIYPLVKKYNLQEGAVEVIESIPKHVGLGSTTQLLLSVAKGLLIANEVEFDIEEVSSMLRVGEISGVGKYAFQYGGFIVDSGVKNKSFPKLYMRLDFPEEWGFIVVVPNGVGLTDDEEKRVFSQAFPVPVSLIHEASFHLFVEMIPSLKEKDHVGFAEGLEKFQLTVGKMFSEYQGGVFSTYSERAVHTLKKLGIRGVGQSSWGPAVYGFLPSIDEVDYIRQRILDQLNARVYVVRPDNKGAVVEYK; encoded by the coding sequence GTGGTTGAAGAGATAATAATATCTGCGCCGGCACGTCTGCATCTAGGCATGATCAATCCGTTCAACAGGGATTTGAGACTGTACACAAGCGTGGGTCTTGCGATAGATCATCCGAGGACAACAGTGGTAGTCAGAAGAAACCGAGAGTTATCCATAAACGGACCTAGGAGTTTCGAGATAAGGGAGAGAATATACCCTTTAGTGAAAAAATATAATCTACAGGAAGGTGCCGTTGAAGTAATAGAGTCTATTCCTAAACATGTAGGGTTGGGTTCGACCACTCAGCTTTTATTATCAGTTGCCAAAGGGCTTTTAATAGCTAATGAGGTCGAGTTTGATATTGAAGAAGTATCATCAATGTTAAGGGTTGGCGAAATATCGGGTGTTGGGAAGTATGCTTTCCAATATGGTGGTTTTATAGTTGACTCAGGTGTGAAGAATAAGAGTTTTCCTAAACTTTACATGAGGCTTGATTTTCCCGAGGAGTGGGGGTTTATCGTAGTAGTTCCGAATGGTGTGGGACTCACTGACGATGAAGAGAAGAGGGTTTTCAGTCAAGCGTTCCCTGTTCCAGTCTCACTGATCCACGAGGCCTCGTTTCATCTATTCGTAGAAATGATACCATCACTGAAGGAAAAAGACCATGTAGGGTTTGCTGAGGGGCTTGAAAAATTTCAGCTAACTGTTGGTAAAATGTTTAGCGAATACCAGGGAGGGGTTTTTTCTACCTACTCAGAACGAGCAGTTCATACATTGAAGAAACTCGGTATTCGAGGTGTGGGGCAGTCTTCATGGGGACCGGCAGTGTACGGATTCCTGCCGAGCATTGACGAAGTTGATTATATTAGACAGAGAATATTGGATCAATTAAACGCCCGGGTCTATGTTGTTCGACCAGATAACAAAGGGGCTGTAGTAGAATACAAGTAA
- a CDS encoding gamma-glutamyltransferase, whose amino-acid sequence MPVKIALGKKGVTADHYLAVKAGIEILEEGGNAFDAAIAVSSVLSIVQPQMGGPGGDGFLLGFVNDEVIAYASSGRSPSGFDPDKYLEVKAEVGPLTVTIPGLVYLWGMINEEYGTLPLSVLLRRAISIAYNGFRAGWFLAHSSKSYHDKLSPYKWSKYFSNIQVGSLVTNKDAARTLRMIATRGWDEFYYGRIAEELVAELQEQGVDLGLEDFMEHEGWRVDPLKLELDGKQLFELPPNSQGIVTLNLISALHELGLDKYDFNDPSRILAWSHPIEVSYMFRDNYLGDPDYLTINPYDYVHYSRLPQDHRSPNEAVGDGDTTFFIVSDGEATIGFIQSLFHPFGSGLVAGGFPVQNRGIGFAKSKGLPNSPAPKKLPLHTLSVLGVSTDKEKYVIGCVGGDYRPQLHLRVYENIFVYHMSIPGALDSPRFLYTIPYGHQQVVAEQPLKPPVSSNIPVNIIQPYSSPGHVHVGVITLENIVLGNDPRSEGTAMAL is encoded by the coding sequence GTGCCAGTTAAAATCGCTCTCGGTAAGAAAGGGGTAACTGCAGATCACTATCTTGCTGTAAAAGCAGGTATAGAAATCCTCGAGGAGGGTGGTAACGCCTTCGATGCCGCCATAGCCGTAAGCAGTGTTCTATCGATTGTTCAACCTCAAATGGGAGGCCCCGGAGGGGATGGATTCTTATTAGGATTTGTCAATGATGAAGTAATCGCGTACGCATCCTCTGGAAGATCCCCCTCAGGGTTCGATCCCGACAAGTATCTAGAAGTGAAGGCCGAGGTGGGTCCCTTAACCGTCACAATCCCGGGGCTTGTCTATTTATGGGGGATGATCAACGAGGAATATGGAACTCTGCCGCTATCCGTGTTGTTAAGACGGGCAATTTCGATCGCCTACAATGGTTTTCGAGCTGGCTGGTTTTTAGCTCATTCTTCAAAATCTTATCACGATAAGTTGTCTCCTTACAAGTGGTCGAAATATTTCAGCAATATTCAAGTCGGATCTCTCGTCACCAACAAGGATGCCGCTCGAACGCTTAGAATGATAGCAACAAGAGGGTGGGATGAGTTTTATTATGGAAGGATCGCGGAAGAACTGGTGGCCGAACTCCAAGAACAGGGTGTTGACTTGGGGCTGGAGGACTTCATGGAGCATGAAGGTTGGAGAGTGGACCCTTTAAAGCTTGAGCTTGATGGAAAACAGTTATTCGAGCTCCCACCTAACTCGCAGGGTATTGTCACTTTAAATTTGATCTCAGCATTACATGAGCTCGGATTGGATAAGTATGATTTTAACGATCCCTCCAGAATCCTGGCATGGTCGCATCCAATAGAAGTATCCTATATGTTCAGAGACAACTATCTCGGGGACCCAGACTATCTTACAATAAATCCCTACGATTACGTTCATTATTCTAGGCTACCCCAGGATCATAGAAGTCCTAATGAGGCAGTCGGTGATGGCGATACCACATTCTTCATCGTGTCCGACGGGGAAGCAACCATCGGTTTTATCCAAAGCTTATTCCATCCCTTCGGCTCTGGACTTGTGGCAGGAGGGTTTCCCGTTCAGAACAGGGGAATAGGCTTCGCGAAATCAAAGGGCTTGCCTAACAGTCCTGCCCCGAAGAAGCTTCCCCTTCACACTTTATCGGTGCTGGGAGTTTCAACGGATAAAGAGAAATACGTTATCGGATGTGTAGGGGGAGACTACAGACCACAACTTCATCTGAGAGTTTACGAGAATATATTCGTTTACCACATGAGTATTCCAGGTGCCTTGGACTCTCCAAGATTCCTATATACTATACCTTATGGTCATCAACAAGTCGTAGCGGAGCAGCCTTTAAAGCCGCCAGTCTCAAGTAATATCCCGGTTAACATTATTCAACCATACAGCTCCCCTGGACATGTCCACGTAGGAGTTATAACGTTGGAGAACATAGTTCTAGGGAATGATCCGAGGAGCGAGGGAACAGCCATGGCATTATAA